Proteins co-encoded in one Salvia splendens isolate huo1 chromosome 4, SspV2, whole genome shotgun sequence genomic window:
- the LOC121800667 gene encoding protein FAR1-RELATED SEQUENCE 5-like, with translation MTLEDLIVKLRIEADVRKSDQKAKGFSLLEAKANLLERGGPSNKRPHPSQKDKGKGKQPAKKFEGDCYKCDKPGHFAKDCRNNKGDWYIDTGATAHVCSDKIKFASYTAVEGRKINIQPGMDYETPSTSHVENQLHVDDIVENTDLNIPECPIEFKPFVGRSFPTLDNAIEFYENYGRRVGFDSRKNGSKKVDDITLWFYMVCNREGEQKFNDQQPKRRRKSKKCGCNASVAFKFDSDRGYVIKHFNEEHNHPMVEVQHHKFMRLNRRLEPVHQKFISDCAGANIGPSLTFKLLTELMGGYESVGCTVLDIRNYTRDIRRYAEGCDAQMIIDELKNKKQNCDAFMYEYEVDSQSRLNHLFWCDTIAKLNFLQFGDIVSFDTTYSTNRYSMIFAPFTGKDNHGRAVSFGAGLLCSESADSFSWLFNQFVKCMGNHPKLIITDQDLGMKVAVEKVLVNTRHRWCMWHIMAKVAEKVPKSLLGNNDFKKDLNSCVWSELIEPTEFEDKWKNVMVTYDLVDSEWFVSMFESRRYWVPAYFRDFPNSSLIKTTSVSESQNSFFKRYTQSRANLVVFLMNFNNAVDAQRNYSAKLDYMDFNTTAKLKTEWSIEKHASTIFTDGAFMEIQEQIMEAYNHCSLVSISNDSSTEIYKVLDHFSNTWTVTLSAQDSICVCGCKMFLRTALVCCHIFLVLKNKKYRLIPEYLIGGRWLKSSLLKAVHGVQNSDVATHVYVDEKKKAQAILLGEMLGLYQAVSVDIDQIHELTLIVREARQQIFADGVVTSTAQKKKIMEEFYGAEAPQEVEVQPPEVVSTKGSGSRLPSRVEKALKLKNKPMRQCKKCQEWGHHDSRNCDKFKEKEMMRSRRNADV, from the exons ATGACTCtcgaagacttgatcgtgaaactGCGCATTGAagctgatgtgcgcaaaagcgatcaaaaggctaagggctttagCCTACTTGAAGcaaaagccaacctgttggagcggggtggtccctccaacaaacgccctcacCCAAGTCAAAAGGACAAAGGGAAAGGAAAACAGCctgcaaagaagtttgaaggcgattgCTACAAATGTGACAAACCTGGCCACTTTGCCAAGGACTGCCGCA ATAACAAGGGTGACTGGTACATTGACActggcgctactgctcatgtctgctccgACAAAatcaagtttgcctcctacactgctgttgaagggaggaagatcaacat ACAGCCGGGAATGGATTATGAAACACCATCTACTTCGCATGTAGAAAATCAGTTACACGTAGATGACATTGTGGAGAATACAG ATTTAAATATTCCAGAATGCCCAATAGAATTTAAACCATTTGTTGGTCGTAGCTTCCCTACTTTGGACAACGCAATTGAGTTCTACGAGAACTATGGGCGACGCGTTGGATTTGATTCAAGGAAAAACGGTTCAAAGAAGGTTGATGATATCACCTTATGGTTTTACATGGTGTGTAACAGAGAGGGTGAACAGAAGTTTAATGATCAACAACCCAAACGACGACGAAAATCTAAAAAATGTGGATGTAATGCTTCTGTTGCTTTCAAATTTGATTCAGATCGTGGTTACGTAATTAAACATTTTAACGAAGAACACAACCATCCCATGGTTGAGGTACAACACCACAAGTTTATGAGGCTAAATCGTCGACTTGAACCAGTGCATCAAAAATTTATTTCAGATTGTGCTGGAGCTAATATCGGGCCATCTCTAACTTTCAAGCTGCTTACTGAGTTGATGGGCGGTTATGAGTCTGTTGGTTGTACTGTGTTGGACATTCGTAACTATACACGAGATATCAGAAGATACGCTGAAGGATGTGACGCCCAAATGATCATAGATGAGTTGAAGAATAAGAAGCAAAATTGTGATGCCTTCATGTACGAGTATGAAGTTGATTCTCAGAGTCGTTTGAATCATTTGTTTTGGTGCGATACTATAGCCAAGTTGAATTTCTTGCAATTTGGTGACATTGTTTCTTTCGATACTACGTACTCAACTAACAG GTACTCCATGATATTTGCTCCGTTTACTGGTAAGGATAACCATGGTCGTGCAGTGTCATTTGGAGCTGGTTTGCTTTGTAGTGAGAGTGCGGATTCGTTCTCTTGGCTTTTTAATCAGTTTGTGAAATGCATGGGCAATCATCCGAAGTTGATAATTACTGATCAAGACTTGGGCATGAAAGTAGCTGTTGAAAAAGTTCTGGTGAATACTCGACACAGATGGTGTATGTGGCACATCATGGCAAAGGTAGCTGAAAAGGTTCCTAAGTCACTTCTTGGTAATAATGATTTCAAAAAGGATTTGAATTCATGCGTTTGGTCTGAGTTGATTGAACCTACTGAGTTTGAAGACAAGTGGAAGAATGTGATGGTGACTTATGATCTTGTTGACTCTGAATGGTTTGTCTCTATGTTTGAATCAAGAAGGTATTGGGTTCCAGCCTACTTTAGGGACTTTCCTAATAGTTCGTTGATAAAGACGACATCTGTTTCGGAGTCGCAGAATAGTTTTTTCAAGAGGTACACTCAGTCTAGGGCGAACCTggttgtttttttaatgaatttcaaTAATGCAGTTGATGCCCAAAGAAACTATTCTGCAAAGCTGGATTATATGGATTTTAATACAACTGCAAAGTTGAAGACAGAATGGTCGATTGAGAAGCACGCATCCACAATATTTACTGATGGGGCGTTCATGGAAATTCAAGAACAGATTATGGAGGCTTATAACCATTGTAGTCTGGTTTCTATTTCCAATGACTCAAGTACAGAGATTTATAAGGTTTTAGATCATTTTTCAAACACCTGGACGGTCACATTATCTGCGCAGGATTCGATTTGTGTATGTGGTTGTAAGATGTTTTTGAGGACTGCTCTTGTATGCTGCCACATCTTCTTGGTGTTGAAGAACAAAAAATATCGATTGATTCCGGAGTATCTGATTGGTGGTCGATGGTTGAAATCTTCTTTGCTTAAGGCTGTTCATGGCGTCCAAAACTCAGATGTTGCCACCCATGTTTATGTTGATGAAAAGAAGAAGGCTCAAGCAATTTTATTGGGAGAGATGTTGGGTCTGTACCAAGCGGTGTCTGTTGATATTGACCAAATTCATGAGCTGACATTGATAGTGCGTGAAGCTCGACAACAAATTTTTGCCGATGGGGTTGTGACGTCTACAGcacagaagaagaaaataatggAGGAATTTTATGGGGCTGAGGCACCTCAGGAAGTGGAGGTTCAACCACCTGAAGTTGTCAGCACCAAGGGATCCGGTAGTAGACTCCCTTCTAGAGTTGAGAAGGCTTTGAAGCTTAAGAACAAGCCTATGCGTCAATGCAAGAAATGTCAGGAGTGGGGTCACCATGATTCTAGGAATTGCGACAAatttaaagagaaagaaatgaTGCGCTCCAGAAGAAATGCTGATGTTTGA
- the LOC121798619 gene encoding E3 ubiquitin protein ligase DRIP2-like isoform X1 — MCFCAPSMLGLYPNAFLGTLFPHSSSMDGSIPVSFIQKYLKRKLDLTNDVEVDIKCMGQTIIPTLTLNNLVDLWLKTASIDRVKATIGSSARDFVMVLGYARRAPDS, encoded by the exons ATGTGTTTTTGTGCACCCTCTATGCTTGGCCTTTATCCTAATGCTTTTCTGGGCACCCTCTTTCCCCATTCATCCTCTAT GGACGGAAGCATACCAGTTTCATTCATTCAAAAGTACCTCAAGAGGAAGTTAGATCTTACAAATGATGTTGAG GTTGACATCAAGTGCATGGGGCAGACCATCATCCCCACGCTAACGCTGAACAATCTGGTTGATCTGTGGCTTAAAACAGCTAGTATAGACAGAGTGAAAGCCACAATCGGCTCATCAGCTAGGGATTTTGTGATGGTGTTGGGCTATGCTCGCAGGGCTCCTGATTCTTAG
- the LOC121798619 gene encoding E3 ubiquitin protein ligase DRIP2-like isoform X2, with protein sequence MLKPNHQIMDGSIPVSFIQKYLKRKLDLTNDVEVDIKCMGQTIIPTLTLNNLVDLWLKTASIDRVKATIGSSARDFVMVLGYARRAPDS encoded by the exons ATGTTGAAACCAAATCATCAAATCAT GGACGGAAGCATACCAGTTTCATTCATTCAAAAGTACCTCAAGAGGAAGTTAGATCTTACAAATGATGTTGAG GTTGACATCAAGTGCATGGGGCAGACCATCATCCCCACGCTAACGCTGAACAATCTGGTTGATCTGTGGCTTAAAACAGCTAGTATAGACAGAGTGAAAGCCACAATCGGCTCATCAGCTAGGGATTTTGTGATGGTGTTGGGCTATGCTCGCAGGGCTCCTGATTCTTAG